The following are encoded together in the Syngnathus typhle isolate RoL2023-S1 ecotype Sweden linkage group LG5, RoL_Styp_1.0, whole genome shotgun sequence genome:
- the LOC133154441 gene encoding STAM-binding protein-like A isoform X4, whose translation MADHSDVSLPPEERVRLLTKKGSWVDINDDMPLRRYFRSGMEMIRMANIYAEEGNIERAFILYNKYITLFVEKLPKHLDYKTANIPEKKDTQKKLKDVAFPQAEILKKALLKRFELDYEQYCVKKKAEEEALALQQSRQRALDAERERVAVMQRRQQEQEQFSAFEEMIRRQDLERERQRVLLELGQPPAPPPDAPLIPGIRGPPLISPTPPHSPRDPSANCPPSSVPTHSFDRALKPGSLASPGNNAELMADALRQLLVPSEVCRSFLRLAEANTSRAVETCGILCGKLTRNTFTVTHVIVPKQCGGPDYCDTENEEELFLIQDQYDLITLGWIHTHPTQTAFLSSVDLHTHCSYQMMLPESIAIVCSPKFNEVGYFRLTDRGTNEISSCKQKGFHPHSKDPPLFTHAGHVTISNDAVSVLDLR comes from the exons ATGGCAGACCACAGTGATGTCAGTCTACCACCGGAGGAGCGCGTCCGCCTTCTTACCAAGAAGGGGAGCTGGGTGGACATCAACGACGACATGCCCCTGCGCCGCTACTTCCGCTCGGGCATGGAGATGATCCGCATGGCCAACATCTATGCCGAGGAAGGCAACATCGAACGCGCTTTCATCCTCTACAATAAGTACATCAC GCTCTTTGTCGAAAAGCTTCCCAAGCACCTGGATTATAAAACGGCAAATATTCCAGAGAAAAAGGACACGCAAAAG AAATTGAAGGATGTGGCGTTTCCTCAAGCCGAGATCTTGAAAAAAGCACTTCTCAAGAGATTTGAGCTAGACTACGAGCAGTACTGTGTCAAGAAG AAAGCCGAGGAGGAGGCTCTGGCTCTGCAGCAGTCCCGTCAGCGGGCGCTGGACGCCGAACGGGAACGCGTGGCCGTAATGCAGCGGCGGCAGCAAGAGCAGGAACAGTTCAGCGCCTTTGAGGAGATGATTCGGCGCCAGGATCTGGAGCGAGAGCGCCAACGCGTTCTGCTGGAGTTGGGCCAGCCCCCGGCACCTCCCCCGGACGCACCGCTCATCCCGGGCATCCGAGGCCCGCCACTCATCTCGCCCACCCCGCCGCACAGCCCCAGGGACCCATCTGCCAACTGCCCTCCCTCTTCCGTACCCACGCACAGCTTCGATCGTGCCCTCAAGCCCGGCTCGCTGGCCAGCCCTGGGAACAACG CTGAGCTGATGGCGGACGCCCTCCGCCAGCTCCTCGTGCCATCGGAAGTGTGTCGAAGTTTCCTGCGGCTGGCCGAGGCCAACACCAGCCGGGCCGTGGAAACCTGCGGCATCCTCTGCGGGAAACTG ACCAGAAACACATTCACCGTGACGCACGTCATCGTTCCCAAGCAGTGCGGCGGCCCAGACTATTGCGACACGGAAAACGAAGAGGAGCTCTTCCTCATACAGGACCAGTATGATCTTATCACCCTGGGCTGGATCCAC ACTCACCCAACCCAGACGGCGTTCTTGTCCAGCGTGGACCTGCACACGCACTGCTCGTATCAGATGATGCTACCCGAGTCCATCGCCATCGTCTGCTCGCCCAAGTTCAACGA GGTGGGCTACTTCAGACTGACTGATCGGGGAACCAATGAGATCTCCTCATGTAAGCAAAAGGGATTTCACCCTCACAGTAAAGACCCGCCGCTATTTACA CACGCTGGCCACGTCACGATCTCCAACGACGCCGTCTCCGTGTTGGATTTGCGGTGA
- the LOC133154441 gene encoding STAM-binding protein-like A isoform X2 — protein MADHSDVSLPPEERVRLLTKKGSWVDINDDMPLRRYFRSGMEMIRMANIYAEEGNIERAFILYNKYITLFVEKLPKHLDYKTANIPEKKDTQKKLKDVAFPQAEILKKALLKRFELDYEQYCVKKKAEEEALALQQSRQRALDAERERVAVMQRRQQEQEQFSAFEEMIRRQDLERERQRVLLELGQPPAPPPDAPLIPGIRGPPLISPTPPHSPRDPSANCPPSSVPTHSFDRALKPGSLASPGNNAELMADALRQLLVPSEVCRSFLRLAEANTSRAVETCGILCGKLTRNTFTVTHVIVPKQCGGPDYCDTENEEELFLIQDQYDLITLGWIHTHPTQTAFLSSVDLHTHCSYQMMLPESIAIVCSPKFNEVGYFRLTDRGTNEISSCKQKGFHPHSKDPPLFTVSTLDDAKLQVQVDGKQKVLIPGKTGSAFGALRELF, from the exons ATGGCAGACCACAGTGATGTCAGTCTACCACCGGAGGAGCGCGTCCGCCTTCTTACCAAGAAGGGGAGCTGGGTGGACATCAACGACGACATGCCCCTGCGCCGCTACTTCCGCTCGGGCATGGAGATGATCCGCATGGCCAACATCTATGCCGAGGAAGGCAACATCGAACGCGCTTTCATCCTCTACAATAAGTACATCAC GCTCTTTGTCGAAAAGCTTCCCAAGCACCTGGATTATAAAACGGCAAATATTCCAGAGAAAAAGGACACGCAAAAG AAATTGAAGGATGTGGCGTTTCCTCAAGCCGAGATCTTGAAAAAAGCACTTCTCAAGAGATTTGAGCTAGACTACGAGCAGTACTGTGTCAAGAAG AAAGCCGAGGAGGAGGCTCTGGCTCTGCAGCAGTCCCGTCAGCGGGCGCTGGACGCCGAACGGGAACGCGTGGCCGTAATGCAGCGGCGGCAGCAAGAGCAGGAACAGTTCAGCGCCTTTGAGGAGATGATTCGGCGCCAGGATCTGGAGCGAGAGCGCCAACGCGTTCTGCTGGAGTTGGGCCAGCCCCCGGCACCTCCCCCGGACGCACCGCTCATCCCGGGCATCCGAGGCCCGCCACTCATCTCGCCCACCCCGCCGCACAGCCCCAGGGACCCATCTGCCAACTGCCCTCCCTCTTCCGTACCCACGCACAGCTTCGATCGTGCCCTCAAGCCCGGCTCGCTGGCCAGCCCTGGGAACAACG CTGAGCTGATGGCGGACGCCCTCCGCCAGCTCCTCGTGCCATCGGAAGTGTGTCGAAGTTTCCTGCGGCTGGCCGAGGCCAACACCAGCCGGGCCGTGGAAACCTGCGGCATCCTCTGCGGGAAACTG ACCAGAAACACATTCACCGTGACGCACGTCATCGTTCCCAAGCAGTGCGGCGGCCCAGACTATTGCGACACGGAAAACGAAGAGGAGCTCTTCCTCATACAGGACCAGTATGATCTTATCACCCTGGGCTGGATCCAC ACTCACCCAACCCAGACGGCGTTCTTGTCCAGCGTGGACCTGCACACGCACTGCTCGTATCAGATGATGCTACCCGAGTCCATCGCCATCGTCTGCTCGCCCAAGTTCAACGA GGTGGGCTACTTCAGACTGACTGATCGGGGAACCAATGAGATCTCCTCATGTAAGCAAAAGGGATTTCACCCTCACAGTAAAGACCCGCCGCTATTTACAGTGAGTACACTTGACGACGCAAAGCTGCAAGTTCAAGTTGACGGTAAACAAAAGGTGCTGATTCCCGGCAAGACAGgaagcgcctttggtgcgctGAGGGAactgttttaa
- the LOC133154441 gene encoding STAM-binding protein-like A isoform X3, with protein MADHSDVSLPPEERVRLLTKKGSWVDINDDMPLRRYFRSGMEMIRMANIYAEEGNIERAFILYNKYITLFVEKLPKHLDYKTANIPEKKDTQKKLKDVAFPQAEILKKALLKRFELDYEQYCVKKVNTTIKAAEEEALALQQSRQRALDAERERVAVMQRRQQEQEQFSAFEEMIRRQDLERERQRVLLELGQPPAPPPDAPLIPGIRGPPLISPTPPHSPRDPSANCPPSSVPTHSFDRALKPGSLASPGNNAELMADALRQLLVPSEVCRSFLRLAEANTSRAVETCGILCGKLTRNTFTVTHVIVPKQCGGPDYCDTENEEELFLIQDQYDLITLGWIHTHPTQTAFLSSVDLHTHCSYQMMLPESIAIVCSPKFNEVGYFRLTDRGTNEISSCKQKGFHPHSKDPPLFTHAGHVTISNDAVSVLDLR; from the exons ATGGCAGACCACAGTGATGTCAGTCTACCACCGGAGGAGCGCGTCCGCCTTCTTACCAAGAAGGGGAGCTGGGTGGACATCAACGACGACATGCCCCTGCGCCGCTACTTCCGCTCGGGCATGGAGATGATCCGCATGGCCAACATCTATGCCGAGGAAGGCAACATCGAACGCGCTTTCATCCTCTACAATAAGTACATCAC GCTCTTTGTCGAAAAGCTTCCCAAGCACCTGGATTATAAAACGGCAAATATTCCAGAGAAAAAGGACACGCAAAAG AAATTGAAGGATGTGGCGTTTCCTCAAGCCGAGATCTTGAAAAAAGCACTTCTCAAGAGATTTGAGCTAGACTACGAGCAGTACTGTGTCAAGAAGGTAAACACAACAATAAAGGCAG CCGAGGAGGAGGCTCTGGCTCTGCAGCAGTCCCGTCAGCGGGCGCTGGACGCCGAACGGGAACGCGTGGCCGTAATGCAGCGGCGGCAGCAAGAGCAGGAACAGTTCAGCGCCTTTGAGGAGATGATTCGGCGCCAGGATCTGGAGCGAGAGCGCCAACGCGTTCTGCTGGAGTTGGGCCAGCCCCCGGCACCTCCCCCGGACGCACCGCTCATCCCGGGCATCCGAGGCCCGCCACTCATCTCGCCCACCCCGCCGCACAGCCCCAGGGACCCATCTGCCAACTGCCCTCCCTCTTCCGTACCCACGCACAGCTTCGATCGTGCCCTCAAGCCCGGCTCGCTGGCCAGCCCTGGGAACAACG CTGAGCTGATGGCGGACGCCCTCCGCCAGCTCCTCGTGCCATCGGAAGTGTGTCGAAGTTTCCTGCGGCTGGCCGAGGCCAACACCAGCCGGGCCGTGGAAACCTGCGGCATCCTCTGCGGGAAACTG ACCAGAAACACATTCACCGTGACGCACGTCATCGTTCCCAAGCAGTGCGGCGGCCCAGACTATTGCGACACGGAAAACGAAGAGGAGCTCTTCCTCATACAGGACCAGTATGATCTTATCACCCTGGGCTGGATCCAC ACTCACCCAACCCAGACGGCGTTCTTGTCCAGCGTGGACCTGCACACGCACTGCTCGTATCAGATGATGCTACCCGAGTCCATCGCCATCGTCTGCTCGCCCAAGTTCAACGA GGTGGGCTACTTCAGACTGACTGATCGGGGAACCAATGAGATCTCCTCATGTAAGCAAAAGGGATTTCACCCTCACAGTAAAGACCCGCCGCTATTTACA CACGCTGGCCACGTCACGATCTCCAACGACGCCGTCTCCGTGTTGGATTTGCGGTGA
- the LOC133154441 gene encoding STAM-binding protein-like A isoform X1, whose protein sequence is MADHSDVSLPPEERVRLLTKKGSWVDINDDMPLRRYFRSGMEMIRMANIYAEEGNIERAFILYNKYITLFVEKLPKHLDYKTANIPEKKDTQKKLKDVAFPQAEILKKALLKRFELDYEQYCVKKVNTTIKAAEEEALALQQSRQRALDAERERVAVMQRRQQEQEQFSAFEEMIRRQDLERERQRVLLELGQPPAPPPDAPLIPGIRGPPLISPTPPHSPRDPSANCPPSSVPTHSFDRALKPGSLASPGNNAELMADALRQLLVPSEVCRSFLRLAEANTSRAVETCGILCGKLTRNTFTVTHVIVPKQCGGPDYCDTENEEELFLIQDQYDLITLGWIHTHPTQTAFLSSVDLHTHCSYQMMLPESIAIVCSPKFNEVGYFRLTDRGTNEISSCKQKGFHPHSKDPPLFTVSTLDDAKLQVQVDGKQKVLIPGKTGSAFGALRELF, encoded by the exons ATGGCAGACCACAGTGATGTCAGTCTACCACCGGAGGAGCGCGTCCGCCTTCTTACCAAGAAGGGGAGCTGGGTGGACATCAACGACGACATGCCCCTGCGCCGCTACTTCCGCTCGGGCATGGAGATGATCCGCATGGCCAACATCTATGCCGAGGAAGGCAACATCGAACGCGCTTTCATCCTCTACAATAAGTACATCAC GCTCTTTGTCGAAAAGCTTCCCAAGCACCTGGATTATAAAACGGCAAATATTCCAGAGAAAAAGGACACGCAAAAG AAATTGAAGGATGTGGCGTTTCCTCAAGCCGAGATCTTGAAAAAAGCACTTCTCAAGAGATTTGAGCTAGACTACGAGCAGTACTGTGTCAAGAAGGTAAACACAACAATAAAGGCAG CCGAGGAGGAGGCTCTGGCTCTGCAGCAGTCCCGTCAGCGGGCGCTGGACGCCGAACGGGAACGCGTGGCCGTAATGCAGCGGCGGCAGCAAGAGCAGGAACAGTTCAGCGCCTTTGAGGAGATGATTCGGCGCCAGGATCTGGAGCGAGAGCGCCAACGCGTTCTGCTGGAGTTGGGCCAGCCCCCGGCACCTCCCCCGGACGCACCGCTCATCCCGGGCATCCGAGGCCCGCCACTCATCTCGCCCACCCCGCCGCACAGCCCCAGGGACCCATCTGCCAACTGCCCTCCCTCTTCCGTACCCACGCACAGCTTCGATCGTGCCCTCAAGCCCGGCTCGCTGGCCAGCCCTGGGAACAACG CTGAGCTGATGGCGGACGCCCTCCGCCAGCTCCTCGTGCCATCGGAAGTGTGTCGAAGTTTCCTGCGGCTGGCCGAGGCCAACACCAGCCGGGCCGTGGAAACCTGCGGCATCCTCTGCGGGAAACTG ACCAGAAACACATTCACCGTGACGCACGTCATCGTTCCCAAGCAGTGCGGCGGCCCAGACTATTGCGACACGGAAAACGAAGAGGAGCTCTTCCTCATACAGGACCAGTATGATCTTATCACCCTGGGCTGGATCCAC ACTCACCCAACCCAGACGGCGTTCTTGTCCAGCGTGGACCTGCACACGCACTGCTCGTATCAGATGATGCTACCCGAGTCCATCGCCATCGTCTGCTCGCCCAAGTTCAACGA GGTGGGCTACTTCAGACTGACTGATCGGGGAACCAATGAGATCTCCTCATGTAAGCAAAAGGGATTTCACCCTCACAGTAAAGACCCGCCGCTATTTACAGTGAGTACACTTGACGACGCAAAGCTGCAAGTTCAAGTTGACGGTAAACAAAAGGTGCTGATTCCCGGCAAGACAGgaagcgcctttggtgcgctGAGGGAactgttttaa